The proteins below come from a single Burkholderiales bacterium genomic window:
- a CDS encoding fumarylacetoacetate hydrolase family protein, protein MRLLTFVTRSQPEQPRLGALLGDRILDLALAQALKPGWPALPPTMRELLALGPSGLGRVREILEAAKEREPELPKGVLLAESEIRWLPPIGDAEKFLCVGKNYRSHLKELEANDLIKEKPEEPTGFVKINACLTGHDADVERPATVSRLDYEPELVFVIGKPAYMVKEKDAFDYVAGITILNDLTCRDTQKAEVASGSRFWTSKNAPGFGPLGPCIITMDEVADPYDIWVTCSVNGEQRMRVNTSDQIWKLPRIIEHFSRLLPLQPGDMFSTGAPGGVAVGKPNAEDLYVKPGDVIECAFEKPAMALRTRIVAATRQPT, encoded by the coding sequence ATGAGACTCCTCACTTTCGTCACGCGCTCGCAACCCGAGCAGCCCCGCCTCGGCGCGCTGCTGGGCGATCGCATCCTCGACCTCGCGCTCGCCCAGGCGCTCAAGCCCGGCTGGCCTGCGCTGCCGCCGACGATGCGCGAGCTGCTCGCGCTCGGCCCCTCGGGGCTGGGCCGCGTCCGCGAGATCCTCGAAGCGGCGAAGGAGCGCGAGCCCGAGCTGCCGAAAGGCGTGCTGCTCGCCGAATCCGAGATCCGCTGGCTGCCGCCGATCGGCGACGCCGAGAAATTCCTGTGCGTCGGCAAGAACTATCGCAGCCACCTCAAGGAGCTCGAGGCGAACGACCTCATCAAGGAAAAGCCCGAGGAGCCCACCGGCTTCGTCAAGATCAACGCGTGCCTCACCGGCCACGACGCCGACGTCGAGCGCCCCGCAACGGTCTCGCGCCTCGACTACGAGCCCGAGCTCGTGTTCGTGATCGGCAAGCCCGCGTACATGGTCAAAGAGAAAGACGCGTTCGATTACGTCGCCGGCATCACCATCCTCAACGACCTCACCTGCCGCGACACGCAGAAAGCCGAGGTCGCGTCGGGCTCGCGCTTCTGGACATCGAAGAACGCGCCGGGCTTCGGGCCGCTGGGACCGTGCATCATCACCATGGACGAAGTCGCCGATCCGTACGACATCTGGGTCACGTGCAGCGTGAACGGCGAGCAGCGCATGCGCGTCAACACCTCCGACCAGATCTGGAAGCTGCCGCGCATCATCGAGCACTTCTCGCGGCTGCTGCCGCTCCAGCCCGGCGACATGTTCTCCACCGGCGCCCCCGGCGGCGTCGCGGTCGGCAAGCCGAACGCGGAAGATCTCTACGTCAAACCCGGCGACGTGATCGAGTGCGCGTTCGAGAAGCCGGCGATGGCGCTGCGCACTCGCATCGTCGCAGCGACGCGGCAGCCTACGTAA
- a CDS encoding GNAT family N-acetyltransferase: MPERFPTRVPDLYIRYAARDDVPVLLSMIRELAEFEELLHLMQASEDELTEELFGGPRVAEALLAELAGEVVGFAVFFHNFSTFMGRKGLYLEDLYVRPHARRRGVGRALITFVAKIAVERRCGRFEWSVLDWNTRAIDFYRSLGAVALDDWTVQRVTGDALERLAKTGV; the protein is encoded by the coding sequence ATGCCCGAACGATTCCCGACGCGCGTCCCCGATCTCTACATCCGCTATGCGGCCCGCGATGACGTTCCCGTCCTGCTGTCGATGATCAGGGAGCTCGCCGAGTTCGAAGAGCTCCTGCACCTCATGCAGGCGAGCGAGGACGAGCTCACCGAAGAGCTCTTCGGCGGACCGCGCGTCGCCGAAGCGCTGCTGGCCGAGCTGGCCGGGGAGGTCGTGGGCTTCGCGGTGTTCTTCCACAACTTCTCGACGTTCATGGGCCGCAAGGGCTTGTACCTCGAGGACCTCTACGTGCGGCCTCACGCCCGGCGCCGCGGCGTCGGCCGCGCGTTGATCACCTTCGTCGCGAAGATCGCGGTCGAGCGCCGCTGCGGCCGCTTCGAATGGTCGGTGCTCGACTGGAACACCCGCGCGATCGATTTCTACCGCTCGCTCGGCGCGGTCGCGCTCGACGACTGGACCGTCCAGCGCGTGACCGGCGACGCTCTCGAGAGACTCGCGAAAACCGGGGTCTGA